In bacterium, one DNA window encodes the following:
- the lnt gene encoding apolipoprotein N-acyltransferase, which produces MKRNIILSLLTALLMACAFPPFRTGFVGWFALLPYFMLLEDKRAGEGLRWSYLTGLFICITTLYWIGHVTQAGFVGAILIIPLYLTLYGLFHIGLRRQFGGKAWLILPFLWVAIEYLQSRSELAFPWNYLGYTQSYYTPLIQYAEYTGIWGVSLWVMLLNVLFWQLYRNGKERCRRRLLIGALGVLLFLPLLQGGLVLQRQPQAGRPVTVALLQGNVDPFEKWAADSDEKNLALYEAMSREAAAAKPDLIVWPETALPFYLRGETLYLQRFEHLADSLGVPLLTGSLDYQFANEKEYTYYNAAFVAEPGSSFLQVYRKIRLVPGSERIPYRDYFPFNHLKDWLSDLALGVGDYGRGEEYTVFTTRHAGRPLRFSTPICYDSAFPDLVRRFVAGGAEFLCIITNDAWFGRTSAPAQHSQFAVFRAIENRTPIARCANTGISCYVDAYGRVSQRTTLYSKAILNGTLSVNRRATLYTRRGDWFALACVILALAGMGGAVINYRWRRRAHSARP; this is translated from the coding sequence ATGAAACGCAATATCATCCTCAGCCTCCTCACCGCCTTACTGATGGCTTGCGCCTTCCCTCCGTTCCGCACCGGGTTCGTGGGCTGGTTCGCCCTGCTGCCCTACTTCATGCTCCTGGAGGACAAGAGAGCGGGCGAAGGTCTGCGCTGGAGTTACCTCACCGGGCTCTTCATCTGCATCACGACGCTCTACTGGATCGGTCACGTCACCCAGGCGGGCTTCGTCGGCGCCATCTTGATCATTCCGCTCTATCTGACCCTCTACGGCCTGTTTCATATCGGACTGCGGCGCCAATTCGGCGGCAAGGCCTGGCTGATTCTGCCCTTTCTCTGGGTCGCGATCGAATACCTGCAATCGCGTTCCGAGCTGGCTTTCCCCTGGAACTACCTCGGCTACACCCAGTCCTACTATACACCGCTGATTCAATATGCCGAGTACACAGGGATCTGGGGCGTCAGTCTTTGGGTGATGCTCCTTAATGTCCTCTTCTGGCAGCTCTACCGCAATGGGAAGGAGCGCTGCCGCCGGCGGCTGCTCATCGGCGCACTGGGGGTACTGCTGTTTCTGCCGCTTCTGCAAGGTGGACTGGTCTTGCAGCGGCAACCTCAAGCGGGGAGGCCGGTGACCGTGGCGCTTCTTCAGGGCAATGTCGATCCTTTCGAAAAATGGGCCGCGGACAGCGATGAAAAAAACCTCGCGCTGTACGAGGCCATGAGCCGCGAGGCCGCCGCCGCCAAGCCGGATCTCATCGTCTGGCCCGAAACCGCCCTGCCTTTTTATCTGCGCGGCGAAACCCTCTACCTGCAGCGATTCGAGCACTTGGCCGATTCTCTCGGTGTCCCGCTGCTGACCGGATCCCTGGACTACCAGTTCGCCAACGAGAAGGAGTACACCTACTACAACGCCGCCTTTGTCGCAGAGCCCGGGAGCAGTTTTCTTCAGGTCTACCGAAAGATCCGCCTGGTCCCGGGATCGGAGCGCATCCCCTATCGTGACTATTTTCCCTTCAACCATCTCAAGGATTGGCTCAGCGATCTCGCTCTGGGCGTCGGAGATTATGGCCGGGGCGAGGAATACACCGTTTTCACGACCCGCCATGCCGGACGGCCGCTGCGTTTCTCGACGCCGATCTGTTACGACTCGGCTTTCCCCGATCTCGTCCGCCGCTTCGTCGCAGGCGGCGCGGAGTTCCTCTGCATCATCACCAATGATGCCTGGTTCGGCCGGACCTCAGCACCCGCCCAACACTCCCAGTTTGCGGTCTTCCGGGCGATCGAGAACCGGACGCCCATCGCCCGCTGCGCCAATACCGGCATCTCCTGTTATGTCGACGCGTATGGCCGGGTCTCGCAGCGGACCACGCTCTATAGCAAGGCGATTCTGAACGGGACGTTATCGGTGAACCGGCGTGCTACCCTTTACACCCGCCGCGGCGACTGGTTCGCCCTAGCCTGCGTCATCCTTGCGCTCGCTGGAATGGGGGGAGCGGTCATCAACTACCGCTGGAGACGGAGAGCACACTCCGCCCGGCCATGA
- the ruvX gene encoding Holliday junction resolvase RuvX has protein sequence MAALDPIPLHQLPLGRLLGIDYGEKRIGVAVSDPSQTIASPLVTLFRRGTDLLIAEIVSLVQEQAAVAIIVGLPLHMNGRRGDKAEAALMFAGLLAKAVPVPVFTLDERWTTASAHKSLIERGRHPSRERDKVDQIAAAFLVQAFVDRLQYCRRHPPES, from the coding sequence ATGGCAGCGCTCGATCCGATACCGCTCCACCAACTGCCGCTTGGACGCCTCCTGGGGATTGATTATGGAGAGAAGCGCATCGGCGTGGCGGTCAGTGATCCCTCACAAACGATCGCTTCGCCTCTGGTCACCCTGTTCCGCCGCGGGACGGACCTTCTCATCGCAGAAATAGTCTCTTTGGTACAGGAGCAAGCCGCTGTGGCCATCATTGTCGGTTTGCCCTTGCACATGAACGGCCGCCGCGGCGACAAAGCCGAGGCGGCCTTGATGTTTGCCGGGCTTTTGGCCAAGGCGGTTCCCGTTCCCGTTTTCACCCTGGATGAGCGATGGACCACCGCCAGCGCCCATAAGAGCCTGATCGAACGTGGCCGGCATCCCAGCCGGGAGCGCGACAAGGTGGATCAGATCGCTGCCGCATTCCTGGTGCAAGCCTTTGTCGACCGCCTCCAGTATTGCCGCAGGCACCCCCCGGAGAGTTGA
- a CDS encoding HU family DNA-binding protein: MSDDALKSTITKKDVAKRTAKIVGEKIYLTEKVVDGVFQALREFMSEANPEVRIEIRDFGVFEVKKTKPKPKARNPKTGEIIYVPARRKTHFKAGKLLKEVLKQPLPRETK; encoded by the coding sequence ATGTCTGATGACGCTTTGAAATCCACGATTACGAAAAAGGATGTCGCCAAGCGAACAGCAAAGATCGTGGGCGAGAAGATATATCTGACGGAAAAAGTGGTCGATGGTGTGTTTCAAGCGTTGCGCGAATTCATGTCCGAGGCCAATCCCGAAGTGCGTATCGAGATTCGCGATTTCGGCGTCTTTGAAGTGAAAAAAACCAAACCCAAACCCAAAGCCCGCAATCCCAAGACCGGCGAGATCATCTACGTCCCTGCGCGCCGCAAAACCCATTTCAAGGCCGGCAAGCTCCTTAAAGAGGTACTCAAACAGCCGTTGCCTCGGGAAACCAAATAA
- a CDS encoding bifunctional (p)ppGpp synthetase/guanosine-3',5'-bis(diphosphate) 3'-pyrophosphohydrolase, with product MDESYQKVTEGLIRRIRRYNQSMDAALLRKAFEFSFEAHRNQLRKSGHIYFEHPLEVAKILVGLKMDYETVAAAILHDVAEDTEYTIARVESEFGPNIAGLVDGVTKISDIKLLEFEERQAENFRKMLLSMVKDIRVIIIKFADRLHNMRTLEYLPEKKRRRIALETREVYAPLAHRLGLAKIKWELEDLSLKFLEPEIYADLVKRINASRDEREELIRHVTRPVREALVESKIHARFEGRPKHFYSIYNKIVKRGILFEEIYDLHAIRIIVEKVEECYHTLGIVHSLYTPIHERFKDYISAPKSNGYQSLHTTVIGPDGKKVEIQIRTEEMHRTAEDGIAAHWRYKEGRLQEDELDKHMGWMRQVLEAVDDEEVESSSFMEHLKINLFQDEVFVFTPRGDLYRLPAHSTPVDFAFAVHTDIGLHCLAAKVNGRIVPLSHQLRSGDTVEIITSANQRPNEGWLNFAISSKAKGRIKKWLRDTQFERSTALGEEILTRSLSKFSIKLKEVNLSDLAAKLSLKDAKQLLAGLGRGEIKLEAVLHKILPEDKPVEQESSLFKKFIERARKSSKGVSVAGMDNIMLSFGKCCNPVPGDPITGIVTRGRGIVVHANTCNNLLRLMQETERIIDVAWDVDKGNRFLAGLYILCERRSKFLAELSDAVSNSDGIIASANMSSDASLVNCMISVEVYDLEHLNRIIAKIKKVAGVISVSRWSEPK from the coding sequence ATGGATGAATCCTATCAAAAGGTTACCGAGGGGCTGATTCGCCGTATCCGGCGCTACAATCAGTCCATGGATGCCGCATTGCTGCGCAAGGCCTTTGAATTCAGCTTTGAGGCGCATCGTAACCAGCTTCGCAAGTCAGGGCATATCTACTTTGAGCATCCCCTCGAGGTTGCCAAGATTCTCGTCGGGCTGAAGATGGATTACGAAACCGTTGCCGCGGCCATCCTTCATGATGTGGCCGAGGATACGGAGTACACCATCGCCCGGGTGGAGAGCGAATTCGGCCCCAATATCGCCGGCCTGGTAGACGGGGTCACCAAGATCTCCGATATCAAGTTGCTCGAGTTTGAGGAGCGGCAGGCTGAGAATTTCCGCAAAATGCTGCTCTCGATGGTGAAAGACATCCGGGTGATCATTATCAAATTCGCAGACCGCCTGCACAACATGCGCACCCTAGAGTATCTGCCGGAGAAAAAGCGGCGTCGCATCGCGCTCGAAACTCGCGAGGTGTATGCGCCGCTGGCCCACCGCCTGGGCCTGGCCAAGATCAAGTGGGAACTGGAAGATCTGTCGCTCAAATTCCTCGAGCCCGAAATTTATGCGGATCTGGTCAAGCGCATCAACGCCAGCCGCGACGAACGTGAGGAGTTGATCCGCCATGTCACCCGCCCCGTGCGCGAGGCGCTGGTGGAGTCCAAGATCCATGCCCGTTTCGAGGGACGCCCCAAACATTTCTACAGCATCTACAACAAGATCGTCAAGCGCGGCATCCTTTTCGAAGAGATCTATGATCTCCACGCCATCCGCATCATCGTCGAGAAGGTGGAAGAGTGTTACCATACCCTGGGTATCGTCCATTCGCTCTACACGCCGATTCATGAGCGCTTCAAGGATTACATCTCTGCGCCGAAGAGCAACGGCTATCAGTCCCTGCATACCACGGTCATCGGTCCGGACGGCAAAAAAGTGGAGATCCAGATACGCACCGAGGAGATGCACCGCACCGCCGAGGATGGGATCGCCGCGCATTGGCGCTACAAGGAGGGGAGGCTCCAGGAGGATGAGCTGGACAAGCATATGGGGTGGATGCGTCAGGTCCTTGAGGCGGTCGACGACGAGGAGGTGGAATCCAGCTCCTTCATGGAGCACTTAAAGATCAACCTGTTTCAGGATGAGGTCTTTGTCTTCACGCCGCGGGGCGACCTCTACCGGCTGCCGGCTCATTCCACGCCGGTCGATTTTGCTTTTGCCGTCCATACCGATATCGGCCTGCACTGTCTGGCCGCCAAAGTCAACGGCCGCATCGTCCCCCTGAGTCATCAGCTTCGCAGCGGCGATACAGTCGAAATTATCACTTCCGCCAATCAGCGTCCGAATGAAGGGTGGCTGAACTTTGCCATCAGCAGCAAGGCCAAGGGGCGCATCAAGAAATGGCTCCGAGACACACAATTCGAAAGAAGCACAGCCCTGGGAGAGGAGATCCTGACCCGATCGCTCTCCAAGTTTTCGATCAAACTCAAGGAGGTCAACCTCAGCGATCTGGCAGCTAAATTAAGCCTCAAGGATGCCAAACAACTGCTCGCCGGATTGGGTCGCGGCGAGATCAAACTCGAGGCCGTGCTGCACAAGATCCTGCCGGAGGACAAGCCGGTCGAACAGGAGAGCTCCCTGTTCAAAAAGTTCATCGAGCGGGCGCGCAAATCGAGCAAGGGGGTGAGCGTGGCCGGGATGGATAACATCATGCTCAGCTTTGGCAAGTGCTGCAATCCGGTGCCGGGGGATCCGATCACCGGTATCGTCACCCGCGGTCGCGGCATCGTCGTCCATGCCAATACCTGCAACAATCTGCTGCGCCTGATGCAGGAGACCGAGCGCATTATCGACGTGGCCTGGGATGTAGACAAGGGCAATCGGTTCCTTGCCGGGCTCTATATCCTGTGCGAGCGGCGGAGTAAATTTCTTGCGGAACTCTCGGATGCGGTCTCTAACAGCGATGGCATTATCGCCAGCGCCAATATGAGTTCGGATGCCTCGCTGGTCAACTGCATGATCAGCGTCGAAGTATATGATTTGGAACACCTTAACCGGATTATAGCGAAAATTAAAAAAGTGGCCGGCGTCATTTCCGTCAGCCGCTGGTCCGAGCCTAAGTGA
- the dnaB gene encoding replicative DNA helicase, whose protein sequence is MPEQNETPIKLPPQSIEAEMAALGSMMIEAHAANTLFELLDETCFYKDAHRRIFLAARSLYSRSEPIDVLTVSSELEKAHDLERIGGLYYLTELVERIPSAANIEQYCRIVLNRALLRKLIDVSGEIQQDCYEGAEDAYDVIDQAEKKIFTLSERGKKRAVEHIRPILFKTMNLIDNYNAKADGVTGVPTGFEELDRLLSGLQNSDLIILAARPSMGKTALALNIARKAAGHGVPVGIFSLEMASPQIAMRLLCSEAQVDAHLVRIGKLPGDQMSRLSSAVGTLEKAPIYIDDSPAMSIMEIRSKARRLKVEYDIGLIVVDYLQLVHGVGRVESRQIEIAQISQSLKALAKELDIPVLALSQLSRAVESRGGERKPMLSDLRESGAIEQDADVVMFIYRPSVYGPVEPGQENDAELIIAKQRNGPTDSINLYFYKEYLLFQSKNAPRLDVAVISPAPY, encoded by the coding sequence ATGCCCGAACAAAATGAAACACCGATAAAATTGCCACCGCAGTCGATTGAAGCGGAGATGGCCGCGCTGGGATCGATGATGATCGAGGCGCATGCGGCGAACACCCTCTTCGAACTGCTGGACGAAACCTGTTTCTACAAGGATGCGCACCGCCGGATTTTCCTGGCCGCGCGCAGCCTCTATTCCCGCAGCGAGCCCATTGATGTTCTCACTGTCTCCTCCGAGCTCGAAAAAGCCCACGATCTCGAGCGGATCGGCGGCCTGTACTACCTCACCGAGTTGGTTGAACGGATCCCGTCGGCAGCCAACATCGAACAGTACTGCCGCATTGTCCTCAACCGCGCCTTGCTGCGGAAGCTGATCGACGTCTCCGGCGAGATCCAGCAGGACTGTTACGAGGGCGCCGAGGATGCCTACGATGTGATCGATCAGGCGGAAAAAAAGATCTTTACCCTCTCCGAGCGCGGCAAGAAGCGGGCTGTCGAGCACATCCGGCCGATCCTCTTCAAGACGATGAATCTCATCGACAACTACAACGCCAAGGCGGACGGAGTCACCGGCGTGCCGACCGGATTCGAAGAACTCGACCGCTTGCTCTCCGGCCTACAGAATTCTGATCTCATCATTCTCGCCGCCCGGCCCTCGATGGGCAAGACGGCTCTGGCCCTGAACATAGCCCGCAAGGCCGCCGGCCATGGTGTGCCCGTCGGCATCTTCAGCCTGGAGATGGCCTCACCGCAGATCGCGATGCGTCTGCTGTGCTCGGAGGCGCAGGTGGATGCCCATCTGGTCCGTATCGGCAAACTGCCGGGCGACCAGATGAGCCGGTTGTCGTCAGCGGTCGGCACCCTCGAAAAGGCCCCTATCTATATTGATGATTCACCGGCGATGTCGATCATGGAAATCCGCTCCAAGGCGCGCCGGCTCAAAGTCGAATACGATATCGGGCTGATCGTCGTGGACTATTTGCAGCTGGTCCACGGTGTCGGCCGGGTCGAAAGCAGGCAGATCGAGATCGCCCAGATTTCGCAATCCCTGAAAGCCCTGGCCAAGGAGCTCGATATTCCGGTGCTGGCCCTCTCCCAGCTCTCCCGCGCGGTCGAATCGCGCGGCGGCGAACGCAAACCCATGCTCTCGGATCTGCGCGAGTCGGGCGCCATCGAACAGGATGCCGATGTGGTCATGTTCATCTACCGTCCCTCGGTTTACGGTCCGGTCGAACCTGGCCAGGAGAATGACGCCGAGCTGATTATCGCCAAACAGCGCAACGGACCGACCGACAGCATCAATCTTTACTTTTACAAGGAATATCTGCTCTTCCAGAGCAAGAATGCACCGCGACTTGACGTTGCCGTCATCTCTCCGGCACCCTATTGA
- a CDS encoding uracil-DNA glycosylase, giving the protein MIMGTGSELQRFLQEQIEIYGDELALELTVLEASRKAPAYPAAPVLPVQAVREIAPLELAKTQRAPLDLQAATLAELHERIGGCLNCAIGHQRKHLVFGTGNPAADIVLVGEAPGYNEDQQGEPFVGEAGQLLNKILAAIRLERSEVYICNLLKCRPTNNRDPLPDEVQNCLPYLEKQLELIQPAFILCLGRFAAQTLLQSTAPLSQLRSQVHAWHGVKLLVTYHPAALLRYPKFKAETWRDVQMLRRLYDEFLAQTLPR; this is encoded by the coding sequence ATGATCATGGGAACCGGATCCGAATTGCAGCGTTTTCTCCAAGAGCAGATCGAGATTTATGGAGACGAGCTGGCACTGGAGCTGACGGTCCTGGAGGCGAGCCGGAAAGCGCCGGCCTATCCCGCCGCGCCGGTGCTCCCCGTTCAGGCAGTGCGTGAAATCGCGCCCCTGGAGCTTGCGAAGACGCAACGCGCGCCGCTGGATCTCCAAGCTGCCACTCTGGCGGAGCTGCACGAGCGGATCGGAGGCTGCCTGAACTGCGCCATTGGTCACCAGCGCAAGCACCTGGTCTTCGGGACTGGCAACCCCGCGGCCGACATCGTTCTGGTCGGCGAGGCGCCCGGCTACAATGAGGATCAGCAGGGAGAACCCTTCGTCGGCGAAGCCGGACAGCTGCTGAACAAAATCCTCGCCGCCATCCGGCTTGAGCGCAGCGAGGTCTATATCTGCAATCTGCTCAAATGCCGTCCGACCAACAATCGGGATCCCTTGCCCGACGAGGTTCAGAACTGCCTTCCCTATCTGGAAAAACAGCTGGAGCTGATCCAGCCGGCTTTTATCCTGTGTCTTGGCCGGTTTGCCGCCCAGACCCTGCTGCAGAGCACGGCGCCCCTCTCTCAACTGCGCAGCCAGGTGCATGCCTGGCACGGGGTGAAGCTGCTGGTCACCTATCACCCGGCCGCCTTGCTGCGTTACCCCAAGTTCAAGGCCGAGACCTGGCGGGATGTCCAGATGCTCCGCCGCCTATACGATGAATTCCTGGCCCAAACTCTTCCTCGCTGA
- the coaBC gene encoding bifunctional phosphopantothenoylcysteine decarboxylase/phosphopantothenate--cysteine ligase CoaBC, protein MLTDKKIVVGVTGGIAAYKAAELVRQLIQAGCGVRVMMTAAAAEFVTPLTFETLTHHPVLVQLFPGDQGGGTVHIEWARWADLFVLCPASANTVAKLAHGLADNALTTTLLATTAPILLCPAMNKQMYANPFYRDNEERLRRAGLRIVTPGSGALACGETGPGRLADLAEIMDQIRLALETRRDYQGKRVLVTAGPTHEPLDPVRYLSNRSTGKMGFALAGQAALRGARVTLVSGPSTERPFAGVQVVPVTTAAEMAEAVLPRLSETDLLLMAAAVSDYRPKSFSPGKIKKGEEELALKLVRTEDILRSAGRSKGDRIHVGFSVETMDEIVASRRKLEEKHLDMIVINNPLEPGAGFAVDTNIVTLLCRGREPETWPLLSKTEVADRLLTAILAYENEKMA, encoded by the coding sequence ATGCTGACGGACAAGAAGATTGTGGTTGGCGTGACGGGTGGAATCGCAGCCTACAAGGCGGCGGAACTGGTGCGCCAGCTCATCCAGGCCGGCTGCGGGGTCCGGGTGATGATGACCGCAGCAGCGGCCGAATTTGTTACCCCTCTGACCTTTGAGACGCTGACCCATCATCCCGTTCTCGTGCAGCTCTTCCCCGGAGACCAGGGCGGGGGCACTGTCCATATCGAATGGGCACGCTGGGCGGACCTTTTCGTCCTCTGCCCGGCCTCCGCCAATACCGTCGCCAAACTTGCCCATGGTCTGGCGGATAATGCCCTCACCACCACCCTCCTTGCCACTACCGCGCCGATTCTTCTTTGCCCGGCGATGAATAAACAGATGTATGCCAATCCCTTCTACCGGGACAATGAGGAGCGTCTCAGAAGAGCCGGCCTGCGGATCGTCACGCCCGGAAGCGGCGCACTGGCTTGCGGGGAGACCGGACCCGGCAGGCTGGCGGATCTTGCCGAGATTATGGATCAGATCCGCCTCGCCTTGGAGACGCGACGGGATTATCAAGGCAAACGGGTGCTGGTCACGGCGGGCCCGACGCATGAGCCGCTTGATCCGGTACGCTACCTCAGCAATCGCTCCACTGGCAAGATGGGATTTGCCCTGGCGGGGCAGGCTGCGCTGCGCGGCGCCCGGGTCACCCTGGTCAGCGGGCCGAGCACGGAACGTCCCTTTGCGGGGGTGCAGGTGGTCCCGGTAACGACAGCCGCGGAGATGGCGGAGGCGGTGCTGCCGCGGCTCAGCGAGACCGACCTGCTGCTCATGGCAGCCGCGGTGAGCGATTACCGGCCCAAGTCCTTTTCTCCCGGAAAAATCAAGAAGGGGGAGGAAGAGCTTGCCCTTAAGCTGGTCCGCACCGAGGATATCCTCCGGAGCGCCGGCCGTTCCAAGGGCGACCGGATCCATGTCGGCTTTTCTGTAGAGACCATGGATGAAATCGTAGCTTCACGCCGCAAGCTGGAAGAGAAGCATCTCGACATGATAGTGATCAACAATCCGCTCGAGCCCGGCGCCGGTTTTGCCGTGGATACCAATATCGTCACTCTGCTGTGCCGCGGTCGTGAGCCGGAAACCTGGCCGCTGCTCTCCAAAACCGAGGTGGCGGACCGGCTGCTGACAGCTATCTTGGCCTATGAAAACGAAAAAATGGCATGA
- the rpoZ gene encoding DNA-directed RNA polymerase subunit omega — translation MIKTLPIDNLDNYAENVYEAIIMVARRARQINDLQKKVLDAEAASISNSDNYDDEGVSQDVVDRQYLKLPKPTSVALQEMLEGKLSKQYPG, via the coding sequence ATGATCAAGACTCTGCCCATTGATAACCTTGATAACTATGCCGAGAACGTCTACGAAGCCATCATTATGGTGGCCCGCCGCGCGCGCCAGATCAACGATTTGCAGAAGAAGGTGCTGGATGCCGAGGCCGCATCGATCAGCAACAGCGACAATTATGACGACGAAGGCGTGAGCCAGGATGTCGTGGACCGCCAGTATCTGAAACTCCCCAAACCCACCAGTGTCGCCCTCCAGGAGATGCTCGAAGGGAAGCTGAGCAAACAGTATCCCGGCTGA
- the gmk gene encoding guanylate kinase produces the protein MTHNGLLVVISSPSGGGKSTVIHRILSEGDPRYRYSISVTTRAKRPGETNGVDYWFVTESDFTAMIGRHELVEHERVHGHLYGTPAGPIEQWLKEGRIIFFDIDVKGAFAVQKRFPAQTLMIFLAPPDLKILEQRLIGRGTESSPELKTRLARVAMEMEMGKQFEFTVVNRDLEQTIAEVKQIIASRLKPARPTSR, from the coding sequence ATGACGCACAACGGCTTGCTGGTTGTCATCTCCTCTCCCTCCGGCGGTGGCAAATCGACGGTGATCCATCGTATCCTCAGTGAAGGTGATCCGCGCTACCGCTATTCCATCTCCGTGACGACGCGGGCGAAACGTCCCGGCGAAACCAACGGCGTAGATTACTGGTTTGTGACCGAATCCGATTTCACCGCGATGATCGGCCGACATGAACTGGTCGAGCATGAACGGGTTCACGGCCACCTTTACGGCACGCCCGCAGGGCCCATTGAGCAGTGGTTGAAGGAGGGGCGCATCATCTTCTTCGACATCGATGTCAAGGGCGCCTTTGCCGTACAAAAGCGCTTTCCCGCGCAAACCCTGATGATCTTCTTGGCGCCGCCGGACCTGAAGATTCTCGAACAACGTTTGATCGGCCGCGGCACCGAGAGTTCTCCGGAGCTCAAAACTCGGCTCGCCCGGGTGGCCATGGAGATGGAGATGGGAAAACAGTTCGAATTCACCGTGGTTAACCGCGATCTTGAGCAGACCATCGCCGAGGTCAAACAGATCATCGCCAGCCGCCTGAAACCGGCGCGGCCCACTTCCCGATAA
- a CDS encoding YicC family protein: protein MISSMTGFGRATHRIEDVEVLVEIRSVNNRFLDFSLRIPRILADYEGQIKELVGKSLSRGRINISISVTSDTSNAQQLALNKPLAAAYYRLVRELQAELGLPGEVQLNQLLALPDIIVVDDRTPEAERYWECTRAAVVKVLEDIQLMRRQEGEQLLKDFVQRIATLDDKITRVRELGAKRPAAEMEKLRQRIAQLVKEVPVDTGRLESEMALIADRLDITEECVRFHSHNRAFLNILETEAAPGRKLNFLLQEMHREVNTIGSKAASVEISHLVVEIKDEVEKLREQIQNIE from the coding sequence ATGATCTCAAGCATGACCGGCTTTGGACGCGCGACTCACCGGATCGAGGATGTCGAAGTCCTGGTCGAAATCCGTTCCGTGAACAACCGCTTCCTCGATTTTTCACTGCGCATTCCGCGCATCCTGGCGGACTACGAGGGCCAAATCAAGGAACTGGTGGGGAAAAGCCTGTCTCGCGGCCGCATCAATATCTCCATCAGCGTGACCAGTGACACATCCAATGCGCAGCAACTCGCCCTCAACAAGCCCCTTGCCGCCGCCTATTACCGGCTCGTGCGCGAACTGCAGGCAGAACTCGGGCTCCCCGGAGAGGTACAGCTCAACCAACTCCTGGCGCTGCCGGACATCATCGTCGTCGACGACCGCACCCCGGAGGCTGAGCGTTACTGGGAGTGCACGCGCGCCGCGGTGGTCAAGGTGCTCGAGGATATCCAGCTCATGCGCCGCCAGGAGGGGGAGCAGCTGCTCAAGGATTTTGTCCAGCGCATCGCCACCCTCGATGACAAGATCACCCGGGTGCGTGAACTGGGTGCGAAACGCCCGGCGGCCGAAATGGAAAAGCTGCGGCAGCGGATCGCGCAACTGGTCAAGGAAGTCCCGGTCGATACGGGACGGCTCGAGAGCGAGATGGCCCTCATCGCCGACCGCCTCGACATCACCGAGGAGTGTGTCCGGTTTCACAGCCATAACCGGGCTTTTTTGAATATCCTCGAGACCGAGGCTGCCCCCGGCCGCAAGCTCAATTTCCTGCTGCAGGAAATGCATCGCGAGGTCAATACCATCGGCAGCAAGGCCGCCTCCGTCGAGATTTCCCACCTGGTGGTCGAAATCAAGGACGAAGTGGAAAAACTGCGAGAACAGATACAGAACATCGAGTAG
- a CDS encoding PorV/PorQ family protein: MTGVILLWTAWGNAAAIRKYAGEFMAGGVGGRALGMGGAYVAVTGDVTFSYWNPAGLSTIRYPELGFMHARRFGGVVNYDYLGGALPVSRRETIGISLVRLAVDDIPVTALPRPDLPLDAVYTNESGETLNNRPFAVRSVSDGEYALYLSYARMQMGRFAWGVSAKMVHKATGDNAAWGAGFDLGAVWLPWRSLRLGANLQDFTTTLLAWDTGERELVSPTLKLGAAYPFILRPLRSRLLLAADTDLRMEGRAIAAQSHYGPVSADFHFGAEWVFHNVLSLRTGSDTGYFSAGAGLRLPRLDLDYAFLKHDQLDNSHRISLRVRIEERKARK, translated from the coding sequence TTGACAGGAGTTATCCTTCTCTGGACCGCATGGGGCAATGCGGCGGCGATCCGTAAATATGCCGGTGAATTCATGGCGGGTGGGGTCGGCGGCCGTGCCCTTGGCATGGGCGGAGCCTATGTCGCGGTGACCGGCGATGTGACCTTCAGCTACTGGAATCCAGCCGGCCTCTCGACCATCCGCTATCCCGAACTCGGTTTCATGCACGCCCGCCGTTTTGGCGGCGTGGTGAATTATGACTATCTGGGCGGCGCCCTGCCGGTCAGCCGCCGTGAGACCATCGGCATCAGCCTGGTACGCCTGGCTGTCGACGATATTCCCGTCACCGCCCTGCCGCGGCCGGATCTGCCCCTCGATGCCGTCTACACCAACGAAAGCGGGGAGACGCTCAACAACCGGCCCTTTGCCGTGCGCAGCGTCAGCGATGGCGAATATGCCCTCTACCTGAGCTATGCGCGCATGCAGATGGGGCGCTTTGCCTGGGGCGTAAGCGCCAAAATGGTGCACAAGGCCACCGGCGACAACGCCGCCTGGGGCGCCGGCTTCGACCTCGGCGCGGTCTGGCTGCCCTGGCGCTCTCTGCGCCTCGGCGCCAATCTCCAGGACTTTACCACGACCCTGCTCGCTTGGGACACCGGGGAACGCGAGTTGGTTTCACCCACCCTCAAACTCGGGGCTGCCTATCCCTTCATCCTGCGGCCGCTCAGGAGCCGCTTGCTCCTGGCTGCCGATACCGACCTGCGCATGGAAGGCCGCGCGATCGCTGCGCAAAGCCACTATGGCCCGGTCAGCGCCGATTTCCATTTCGGGGCGGAATGGGTCTTCCATAACGTGCTCTCGCTCCGCACCGGCAGCGATACCGGCTATTTCAGCGCCGGGGCCGGACTTCGGCTGCCACGGCTCGATCTGGATTACGCCTTCCTCAAACACGATCAGCTGGATAATTCGCACCGGATCTCCCTGCGCGTCCGCATCGAAGAGCGCAAAGCGCGTAAATAA